In Clostridium omnivorum, the DNA window GAATTTTATAACTAATTCATTAGATTTAAGAAAAGTTGTGGCAGTTAATAAAGTAATTCTCTTAGATGCATCATCTAAATAATTAGATAGTATATCTAATTTTTCTTTATCAGTTCCAAGCTTGTCTAAATACTTTAAAAAACTTTCTTTCCCTAAGTTTAATTTACTATTTTCTATTACATAATTATCTTTCATATATTTCTCCCCATGCTTCTGAACTATTATAATTTGTCTGTTCTTTATGTCCTTTAATTATATTATAAGTTATATTTTGGAATAATAATATGCAAAAACTACCTTCCTTGAAGGTAGTAAATATCCTTAAATGCTAAAATCCTAAGTCATCATCTATAATAAAAAGCTTAATCCTATCTTTACCAACCTGTCCTTCTATTATTGATAAGCAATTACATACTCTTTCTTTTGACTTACAGTCTACACATTTATTCAATGTAACACAAGGCGGGTTAAACCCAGCCCTCTTTGCATTTTTAGGGCATGCAATATTTTTAACTCTGCTAATTGCTTCTTCTAGATTATTTGTTATTTTATTTTGGCCCACTACAATTATAACTTTATCTGGGCCAAAGTTTATTGCAGCAACCCTATTGCCGCTATGATCCACATTAACAATCTTTCCGTCAAACGAAATTGCATTAGAGCCTGTAATATACCAATCTGTTAAAAGTGCTTTTTTCTTTATTACCTTACATTCTTCTTTATCCTTTGCAAGTTCCTTATCAAAGACAATATTTCCTCTCAGTATGAGTTCATTAGTTATGTCCATTGCCTGAAGAGTTCCTGAATGCCCAATCCCCACAGTATCATTTATATTTATCAATTTTAATATCTGTAACTTTGCTTCTGATAAATTTTTAAAGAAAGAAACTTCTATATTCTTCTCTTTAAAATTCTCCTTTATTCTTAAATCAACCATATATCCCCCTAAACTATTCCAAAGGAATACTCTTCTTACTAATAAATTGATTTCTTAAAAAATTGTTTAAAGCTGTATGCCATATTTCTCTCATCTTTATCCTGGCTATTAGCTTTTAAATCAATAAAGTACTTCTTAGTTTTTATGTCTATAGAAATAGAATCTAGCGGAAAACCTTTATCCCTCATCTTATGTACCTTAGTAGTTATAAGGAACTTCTCAGAAGAAATATCCTCTCCATCATATTCATAAACACTATTTTCATCCATAACAAGGCATATAGCATTTTTATATTTAGCTACTGCAGTACCACCTAATTGCGAAGCAATACTTGTATAATACTCTATCATTTGCTCATCATTTAATGTTTTTCCATTAACCCTTCTAACGTGAACACCTGGCTGCCTTTTTTCATACAGTCCTTCAATATACAACCCTGTATCGCAAGAAAACACAGGCATTTTGGCAGCTTTATAATAAGCTATGGCCTTAATCTTTGCATTTTCTAAAGGATTGTTTCCATTCTCGTCAATTGAATCAACTTTTATATCAACGTCCTTTAATCCAATAATCTCTATATCTAATCCCTGAAGCATCTCTCTCATATGCTTTAGCTTTGCAGGATTTGCTGTTCCGTATAATAACTTCATCTTATGTCACCTCTAGGTAAATTTTTAATAAATAATAACTATTTATGTCTATCTAAATACTTTCTAGTCCAAGGACATGCTTCAATGCATTTTCCGCATATTGTAGAATTTATTCCTACTTTTGCAGCCTTTTCCCTTGCTGCTTTGCGGCAGTTGTAAGCATTAAAGAAAGACTCTCTATGCTTATTTACGTTCCAGTTTTCCCCTAATGGTGCATTTCCAGGGCATGCCAGCTTACAAGCACAGCAGCTGCCACATTGTGATTCATTTATTGGAGTTCCTACTTTTAAAGGGGCATCTGTCAAAACAGATGATAATCTTATTGCAGAGCCATACTCTTTAGTAACAAGCAGAGCACACTTTCCAATCCATCCCATACCAGCTCTTGTAGCTACTGTCTTATGGGGTAAAATAGTACTGTATGAATTGGATTCAACAACTACTTCTGTTGTAGTTTTTAAAATTGCCTTATATCCGTAATCATTTAAGATTTTTCCTGCATATTTAACCAAATTATCTAAATGCTCATTAACTTTATTATATTCCCCATAATATTCTTGTGTAGGACCATTTTTTATGCCAAGAATTATATGCGGATTTAATGCAACAGCTATGGATATTCCATAGGGCATTTCATTTCTCTTATCTAATGGAATATCACTTAAATCAGCAAATCCAATTATTGAAGCTCCTTTTTTAGTTAATTCCTTTTTCAATAGAGAACTTAAATCTTCCATTTCCATACCCCCTAAAATATACTTAAATAATTAAAATAACATATACATTTCTATGATTAAGCACCACTATTTATACTTTCTAAAAGATTTTTAACTTCACATAGACTCCCAAGCCTTTTATAATACAGCTTCTTTATTTCTTCACTAGGCTCTTTTAAATCAGGTATCATAACTGGAAGCATTCCAGCCCTATACGCTGCTTGTACCCCAACTTCCGAATCCTCAAGTACTAGGCAGTTAGCTGGATTACAGTCTAGCTTTTGCGCAACCTTTAAAAATATATCCGGGTTTGGTTTTGATTTCTCTATTTCATCGCCACAAATAATATAATCAAAATGAGTGTGTATATTAGCCATTTTCATAAGCTTATACGCTCTTTTTCTACTAGTGGATGTGGCTACAGCCTTCTTTATCCTTAGTTTTCCCAGAAAATCTAAAAGGTCATACAAACCTTCTTTTACTGGCACCCCATTTACATCTATAAAATTCTCAGCTATAGCAAATCTATCTTCAGCAATAGCCTGAATTGGTATTTTCTCTCCAAAATATTTTACATATATGCTTTTTGTTTTTTCTAAATTTGTTCCTAAGGTCTCCCTCAATATTTCATCACTTATTTCATAGTCATACTTAATTGCAGCCTGCTTCCATGAGTAAAAGGATATTCTTTCAGTATCAAACATTAACCCATCCATATCAAAGATTATTAAATCTATCTTTTTCAACTTATATACCTCTTTAAAAAATTTCATTTAATTGAAATTTAATTCTTTAACCTTTCCTATCAATTTACTATATACCTTCTGCATATGTGCCTCATTACTATATTGGTTTACTTCATCCATCGGAATCCATCTAACTCCGCTGTTTTCATCTTTTTTAATCTTTAATTTCTCGTCTTCATCAGCTTCTACCAAATAGGCAATGGATAAGTGTAAATGAGGTGCCACATATTTACCTGACTTTTCATGGCCTACAACAGTTAATATTTCTAATGAGAATATATCAGAAAACAAAGGCTCTACCCTGCTAACACCTGTTTCCTCCTTTACTTCCCTAATAGCAACAGCTAAAAGATCTTCCTCTCCATCAGCATGGCCACCTGTCCAAGACCAGGAATTATATATATTGTGGTGTACCATAAGTACCTTATCTCTATTCTTATTTACTACAAATGCAGAACTAGTTACATGTGCAATCTCACTTTTTCTAGTTAATACATCATCAAAAATATCTATGCAATGCAGTATAATTTCTTTGTCTTTATTCTCTTGTTCATTGCAAGGCTTATAATTTTTTATTGAATCTATCCAGTTCATAATTTAGTTCACGTCCTTAAGATATCTATTAGCTTCACTTCTTCTTCTAAATATTATTATTTGCTTATTTTTAATTTCTTTTAGCTTATTAATATTCTTCTGACCTGAGTTCTTAGGAAAATCCCATATATACTTCATAAACTCAAAATCAAACTTTTCAGGACACCCTTCTGGCATGTCTGGTCTTACCTTATTTATATTAGTAATAACTCTCTTAAAATAGCTATACAGACAAACTACTCTGCTTAGCTTAAAACAAATTATTGTATCAGCTTTTTCAAGCCTCATGTCTAAAGTACCACCATAGTTCCCATCAATTATCCAGCTATCTGCATTCAATAGTGCTTCCTGCTTCTTTATCCATTGTTCTCTTGAGGTTTCTACCCAGCCGCTATTCCAAAATTCCTTGTCTAGATGAATAAGTGGTATACCTGTTTTTTCTGCAAGCACTCTTGAAAAGGTACTTTTTCCGCTGCCTGGGGAGCCAATAACCATTATTCTTTTTCCTAAATTAATCATCTTAGCCTCCTTTTTTATGATAAAAGTGAACTATCAAAAATATTGTTTTAATATTTTATATGTACTCTCTAGTTAAACCTAGTATTTTCTTGCTCTCATGAGAAATAATGAATAATTCACTACTTTTTCCTCTATTCTCTTTTCACCGTAATAGAAGGTACTAGACTCTATATCTTTAAATCCAGCACTACTTAAAATACTTTTTAAATGTTCCTGGTTAAAACCATTATGTCCATCATATTCGGAATAATTACTGTGAAAGCTTCCATCATCTTCATCTAAATCTACTATAAATAAATAACCTTCCTTATTTAGAAGCTTATAAAAATCCTTTATTATTTCATTGGTATCAGGAATATGGTGTAATACCATAGAATTATAGATTACATCAAAATTTAAATTTGAAGCTTCACTATTGGTTATATCTAAATGGTAAGGTATCATATTATTTATCTTATAATTACTTATTTTAGAGTTAAGTATTTCTATCATCCCTTGAGAGGAATCAATTAGAGTTATATTTTTAAATTTGTCATGAAGATTGAAGCTTATTAGTCCAGTGCCGCATCCAAATTCCATTGCCGAATATTGCTTATCGGAGTCAATATACTTCCCTATTTCATCTGCAATTACTCTTGCTCTATTTATTCTTAAATCAGTATCCCAATTCTTAGCATCGCTATCAAAACTCATTGCTAATACCTCCCGAAAATCTCATATATACCCATTATAGACTAGTTTAGTAAACCATACAAATTAAAAAAGAATGCCCTTATATAATGACACTTTTCATTTTATAAGGGCATTCTAACAAATTTTTATTAGTCTAATCTATGCACGAATTAATTTTGCAATTAGTATTTTTTATTGATAATAACCAGCTTGGTCAATATCATATCCGTATCCAGTTACGCTGCTATCTGATGTTAAAGTTATCTTAGCAGTATCTCCAGGAACTTCAACAGTAAATGCAGCTTTAGTTCCACTGTATTTTCCTATAACATTTCCATTCTTATCAGTAACAGTAACAAAGTCATAATTTGCTTCAGTTTCTAATCTTGAAAAATGAAGGGATACCTTTGTTGCACCTGTCTTAGTATAAGTTTGGGTTGCACTATAACTATTTGTATAGTTGTGTGGGCTGCTTAAGCTTACAGTTTCATAGTACCATTGTTGAGTAGGTCCACCTGAAGTTGGATAAGTTGCCTTTAGAGAATATGCTGTAGATGTACTGTATGCTCCACTGTATCCAACAACTTTTACATAGAACTTACCAGCAGCTGATGCAGTATAGGATATAGCTTCGCTAGTAGTACTTCCATTTTCCGACTTAGCCACTTGTGTACCTGCTGAGTTGTATAGATATAAATCATAATCTTTAGGAAGATTTGTTAAGTTAACAGTAATAGTTCCACCTGCTGCAGCATTAAAATAATAGTAATCAACATCTGATGCTGAGTAGATGTATGAGCTATAAGCTGTTCCGCTTGTTAATGGACCATATGCTGTTGCAAGGGTATTATTTGATTCATAAGTATCTTGTGATGGTGTTGATGAACCTATACCAACTTGTGTAAATGCATCACTAATTTTTTGTGCAATTGTTGTTCCAGGATATAAATCATTAGCAGCTTGTACCAATGCAGTTTTAGCATCAGCAAATTGTGCATATTGAGTTAAATAAGTAGTTAGCGCTCTATAGTAAACTTGTTCTAGCTTAGTATTGTCGTTTATTGATGTAGCTGCAAGATAGAAGGCTTTGTTTGGAATACCACTGTTTGTGTGAACTCCACCCCAGTCTCCGGATTCTGTATTTGGTAGATTCTTGTAATCAGCCATAGTTGCTGGTTGATTATATAAAGTTGGATCTTGTAAGCTTCTTAGAGCATCACCTGGTGTACTTGGAGTCCAAACATCTTCTCCCATTAACCAGTCAGTTGGTTGTCCTTCAATAAAATATCCAAATACGTCTGACATTGATTCATTTAAAGCACCTGATTGATTTTCATATGCTAAATTAGCAGTTCTTTCTGTAATTGCATGTGTAAATTCATGTCCTACTACATCAAGAGCTGAACCAATGTGTTTAAAGTAAGTTCCACTTCCGTCCCCATATACCATTTGACTTCCATTCCAGAATGCATTGTCATAAGGATCGTTAGGATATTGTGGATCTCTATATAGAACTGTTGATTTTAATGTAGTACCGTTGTTATCGTAGCTATTTCTGTTGAAATTATCCTTATAGAAGTTGTAAACTACAGCAGTATTATAGTGAACGTCAACTGCATCAAATTGAGCTGTTGAATTAAAGTTATTATCTGTATCACTTACCATAGTTCCAGGTAAAGTTGAACCATAGTTTGCAGTGTAGGTTTCTACTGTTGCCGGATGAGTTAAATCTCTCATGTAGTACTTACCGCTTACTAAGTCAAGATTAAGATTTCTTGTTCCGTATAATCCAACTCCAGTTCCAGTAGTTGATGATTTTTTAAGTTCATTTCTTGATTCTACTATGTTTCCATTTGATGCGTTAACAAATACCTTCATATTAGCTGGGAATGGGCTTAAAAATTGCATTGTAACATAGTATACAGGAAGCCATTTTCCATCCTTATTGTATAAATAAGCTTCTGCTGTTGGAGCTGCTGTATATTCAATATTCTTACCCTTAAGGTCTAATGAACCTTCAGCAGTTTTAATAGCCTTATCAGCAGCTAGCTTAAATTCTTTACTCCAGCTTCCTGCAGGAGCCTGACTATTTACATTACCATTTACTGCATATACATTTCCATTTGCATCAGTGTGTATTATCACTTCTGATCCATATACAGGAATTCCATCTATAACTAATCTTGTTTTATAGTGTTTCATGCCAAGCTTATCAGTTTC includes these proteins:
- a CDS encoding lactate utilization protein; translated protein: MVDLRIKENFKEKNIEVSFFKNLSEAKLQILKLININDTVGIGHSGTLQAMDITNELILRGNIVFDKELAKDKEECKVIKKKALLTDWYITGSNAISFDGKIVNVDHSGNRVAAINFGPDKVIIVVGQNKITNNLEEAISRVKNIACPKNAKRAGFNPPCVTLNKCVDCKSKERVCNCLSIIEGQVGKDRIKLFIIDDDLGF
- a CDS encoding non-canonical purine NTP pyrophosphatase, coding for MKLLYGTANPAKLKHMREMLQGLDIEIIGLKDVDIKVDSIDENGNNPLENAKIKAIAYYKAAKMPVFSCDTGLYIEGLYEKRQPGVHVRRVNGKTLNDEQMIEYYTSIASQLGGTAVAKYKNAICLVMDENSVYEYDGEDISSEKFLITTKVHKMRDKGFPLDSISIDIKTKKYFIDLKANSQDKDERNMAYSFKQFFKKSIY
- a CDS encoding 4Fe-4S double cluster binding domain-containing protein is translated as MEDLSSLLKKELTKKGASIIGFADLSDIPLDKRNEMPYGISIAVALNPHIILGIKNGPTQEYYGEYNKVNEHLDNLVKYAGKILNDYGYKAILKTTTEVVVESNSYSTILPHKTVATRAGMGWIGKCALLVTKEYGSAIRLSSVLTDAPLKVGTPINESQCGSCCACKLACPGNAPLGENWNVNKHRESFFNAYNCRKAAREKAAKVGINSTICGKCIEACPWTRKYLDRHK
- a CDS encoding HAD family hydrolase gives rise to the protein MKKIDLIIFDMDGLMFDTERISFYSWKQAAIKYDYEISDEILRETLGTNLEKTKSIYVKYFGEKIPIQAIAEDRFAIAENFIDVNGVPVKEGLYDLLDFLGKLRIKKAVATSTSRKRAYKLMKMANIHTHFDYIICGDEIEKSKPNPDIFLKVAQKLDCNPANCLVLEDSEVGVQAAYRAGMLPVMIPDLKEPSEEIKKLYYKRLGSLCEVKNLLESINSGA
- a CDS encoding NUDIX hydrolase, which codes for MNWIDSIKNYKPCNEQENKDKEIILHCIDIFDDVLTRKSEIAHVTSSAFVVNKNRDKVLMVHHNIYNSWSWTGGHADGEEDLLAVAIREVKEETGVSRVEPLFSDIFSLEILTVVGHEKSGKYVAPHLHLSIAYLVEADEDEKLKIKKDENSGVRWIPMDEVNQYSNEAHMQKVYSKLIGKVKELNFN
- a CDS encoding DNA topology modulation protein → MINLGKRIMVIGSPGSGKSTFSRVLAEKTGIPLIHLDKEFWNSGWVETSREQWIKKQEALLNADSWIIDGNYGGTLDMRLEKADTIICFKLSRVVCLYSYFKRVITNINKVRPDMPEGCPEKFDFEFMKYIWDFPKNSGQKNINKLKEIKNKQIIIFRRRSEANRYLKDVN
- a CDS encoding class I SAM-dependent DNA methyltransferase, coding for MSFDSDAKNWDTDLRINRARVIADEIGKYIDSDKQYSAMEFGCGTGLISFNLHDKFKNITLIDSSQGMIEILNSKISNYKINNMIPYHLDITNSEASNLNFDVIYNSMVLHHIPDTNEIIKDFYKLLNKEGYLFIVDLDEDDGSFHSNYSEYDGHNGFNQEHLKSILSSAGFKDIESSTFYYGEKRIEEKVVNYSLFLMRARKY
- a CDS encoding M4 family metallopeptidase; its protein translation is MKKVLGISVAALLMLNTAMVGAAPNDNASMKAIDKEAKKMKVLEKFSEKSQSSGKELKVYTNGANGNPSFITGNLAESSVKTAKDAENFMTQNKDVFKLDAGSFVNKSAETDKLGMKHYKTRLVIDGIPVYGSEVIIHTDANGNVYAVNGNVNSQAPAGSWSKEFKLAADKAIKTAEGSLDLKGKNIEYTAAPTAEAYLYNKDGKWLPVYYVTMQFLSPFPANMKVFVNASNGNIVESRNELKKSSTTGTGVGLYGTRNLNLDLVSGKYYMRDLTHPATVETYTANYGSTLPGTMVSDTDNNFNSTAQFDAVDVHYNTAVVYNFYKDNFNRNSYDNNGTTLKSTVLYRDPQYPNDPYDNAFWNGSQMVYGDGSGTYFKHIGSALDVVGHEFTHAITERTANLAYENQSGALNESMSDVFGYFIEGQPTDWLMGEDVWTPSTPGDALRSLQDPTLYNQPATMADYKNLPNTESGDWGGVHTNSGIPNKAFYLAATSINDNTKLEQVYYRALTTYLTQYAQFADAKTALVQAANDLYPGTTIAQKISDAFTQVGIGSSTPSQDTYESNNTLATAYGPLTSGTAYSSYIYSASDVDYYYFNAAAGGTITVNLTNLPKDYDLYLYNSAGTQVAKSENGSTTSEAISYTASAAGKFYVKVVGYSGAYSTSTAYSLKATYPTSGGPTQQWYYETVSLSSPHNYTNSYSATQTYTKTGATKVSLHFSRLETEANYDFVTVTDKNGNVIGKYSGTKAAFTVEVPGDTAKITLTSDSSVTGYGYDIDQAGYYQ